One part of the Chryseobacterium sp. 7 genome encodes these proteins:
- a CDS encoding caspase domain-containing protein, which yields MKKALIVGINDYAPIGYGGPDLNGCINDARDMANTLVICGFSPAKIKILTNQNATRANILNYLKSMISTSVKGDSLVFYYSGHGTRVANIGTDLELDGLDEAICPHDYANAGVIRDDDFKTVLSKLKAGVNMEVIFDCCYSGTGTRKMDLGLESDFLNETARYIPPMLEDEFYLTYASEMEASKSSKKSTVLTKALVPVVGMNHTLWAAAKDNQVSMEGNMSGQIRGYFTYHFCKILRATNGNIVRKTLDKQVAIALAAMGAAQINQTESISAELSQKIFT from the coding sequence ATGAAAAAAGCACTTATCGTAGGTATTAATGATTATGCACCCATCGGATACGGAGGTCCGGATCTTAACGGCTGTATAAACGATGCGAGAGATATGGCAAACACATTGGTAATCTGTGGTTTTAGTCCTGCAAAGATTAAAATCCTTACCAATCAAAATGCAACAAGAGCGAATATATTAAACTATCTGAAATCCATGATCAGCACCAGTGTAAAAGGAGATTCTCTTGTTTTCTATTATTCCGGACACGGAACCAGAGTAGCCAATATCGGAACAGATCTGGAACTGGATGGCTTAGACGAAGCGATTTGCCCTCACGATTATGCCAATGCCGGAGTCATCCGTGATGATGATTTTAAAACTGTTCTCAGCAAGCTGAAAGCCGGAGTAAACATGGAAGTTATTTTTGACTGCTGTTATTCCGGAACAGGAACCCGAAAAATGGATCTGGGACTGGAATCAGACTTCCTTAACGAAACTGCCCGTTATATTCCGCCAATGCTGGAAGATGAATTTTATCTGACGTATGCCAGTGAAATGGAGGCTTCTAAAAGTTCAAAAAAATCAACTGTATTGACTAAAGCATTAGTACCTGTTGTCGGAATGAATCATACGTTATGGGCAGCAGCAAAGGACAATCAGGTGTCTATGGAAGGCAATATGAGTGGACAAATACGAGGGTATTTTACTTATCATTTCTGTAAAATTTTACGTGCTACCAATGGTAATATCGTCCGAAAAACGCTTGATAAACAGGTTGCTATTGCATTAGCAGCTATGGGAGCCGCCCAGATTAACCAAACGGAAAGCATTAGTGCAGAGTTGTCACAAAAAATATTTACTTAA
- a CDS encoding trypsin-like serine peptidase gives MSKIENNNPMTAEEVLRLRTVKAKSTEKPSVIEKLFSQRPAMETINGRTFPKGMKTIGMPMDEKTAENRALETDHFYPTHADFEYNPKLEPKKDRKPKFIERDSFLTPENARTIFGADQRKVYNSTAYPWRCVGRVESSLGSGSGVMIGPRHLLTCSHIVDWQPNNTTGWLKFTPMYYNGSAPYGTAWGTLTYYKYKVAGPTIDSTEIQYDYVVIVLDRPIGNSTGWLGSKSYSDSWDGGAYWTHAGYPGDLTGTQRPTYQTGIALDGDFWSADDNESMSHKADIWPGQSGGPFWGYWDGSPYAVATQSAHNPSDNFASGGSDLVNLVIRARNEHP, from the coding sequence ATGTCAAAAATTGAAAACAACAACCCAATGACCGCTGAAGAGGTTTTAAGACTTAGAACCGTTAAAGCAAAATCAACTGAAAAACCATCTGTAATTGAAAAATTATTCAGCCAGCGCCCAGCTATGGAAACCATTAACGGAAGAACTTTTCCTAAAGGAATGAAAACAATAGGAATGCCTATGGATGAAAAAACAGCAGAAAACAGAGCTTTGGAAACTGATCATTTCTATCCTACCCATGCTGATTTTGAGTACAATCCAAAGTTGGAACCTAAAAAAGACCGTAAACCTAAGTTCATTGAAAGAGATTCTTTCCTTACTCCGGAAAACGCAAGAACTATTTTTGGAGCAGATCAAAGAAAAGTATATAATTCTACAGCTTATCCATGGAGATGTGTAGGAAGAGTAGAAAGTTCTTTAGGTTCAGGAAGCGGTGTAATGATCGGCCCAAGACATCTTCTTACCTGCTCTCATATTGTAGACTGGCAGCCTAATAATACGACGGGATGGCTGAAGTTCACGCCTATGTATTACAATGGAAGCGCTCCTTACGGAACGGCCTGGGGTACATTAACGTATTACAAGTATAAAGTAGCAGGCCCTACCATCGACTCTACAGAGATTCAATATGATTATGTAGTGATTGTCTTAGACAGACCTATTGGAAACAGCACAGGATGGCTAGGCTCAAAATCATACTCCGATTCCTGGGATGGAGGTGCTTACTGGACTCACGCCGGATATCCGGGAGACCTTACAGGAACTCAAAGACCAACCTACCAAACAGGCATTGCTCTGGACGGTGATTTCTGGAGTGCTGATGATAACGAAAGCATGAGCCATAAAGCAGATATATGGCCCGGACAAAGTGGAGGTCCTTTCTGGGGATATTGGGACGGCTCTCCGTATGCTGTAGCTACTCAAAGTGCGCATAATCCAAGTGATAATTTTGCAAGTGGCGGCTCAGATTTAGTGAATCTGGTCATCAGAGCGAGAAATGAACATCCTTAA